The DNA sequence TTCACCCTCGATCGTCTTACCGGAGGTATTTTCCCACTTTTCCGGattcttatcttttctttctcttgtctCGATGAAATACTGCTTGTTGTTGCTGTGTGTAGACTATTTACTAATGTGTTTGCAACTCGAAATGATAGCCGTTAACAAGTGACATTTCTCTTTCAGCTTTTGAATCTATCACAATTTCTCACCTGCGTAGACGAGAATAAGCTCTTTGAATTTGGATCGAAATGCATCATTTCCGTGAATGAGATTGATCatagtaaaaattgaaaacagaaACATGCTTGCAACAATTGTCTTAGAAATTATTAATCGGCATAtctgatttatttatctaCACTATCTTTTTAAGTGACTACAGATTCTTACATATCTTTCAACTGGACAAAATTGTTTGAGTTCTTGGCCATTCGTATTATTTTGGATAcaactaaataattttgttaagcTTGATTGTGCTTTTTCAAGGTGAGTTCATGCCCAATGAAGTGGTCTAGTATGGAGTTTTCAAGCATGCAGCAAATCAAATTGTTGCACGCTTTCTAAATTGCATGTTGAAAGGATTCAACACTAGATCTCCACTAATTTTCTGTTTGGTGGGGAGGATTTGTTTGGTGGTGAAGGGGGTTTGAGTGCCTGTTTATTGCCCTACTCGAACCTTCTCAGTTCTGGTGTCCTTGTTTGATGACATTCTTGATAGTATGCTTGAGTTCTTTTCGTCATGTAATTTGGAACTTTCTTCTAATTGTCAGATATACTCTTGTCTTTTGATATTACAATtcttggataattttttatttatagatgTGCTTGGAACTATAAAATGAATGCCTTCACACAGTGACACATCTCTTTAGCTTTGACGTGTCGCAATCATCCAGCTACTTAGGCGTTGCAACACATCGTCAGCTCTGCAATGAGCTTAGTCATTGTGAAgttaatcataaatatatgcTTGTAGGAGGCAACAATTCTTTGgaaattattaattgcatatcaaaagatatatttatgtgGCTCCAAATTTATCATGTGtcttttaattggataaaattttatatattattcatattatttttaaggtaTAAGTTAAtgctttattaaatttaaattttaccttttcaaAATTGTGTATGATGCCAAATCTAGCTGCACTATTTAACAACTATGTGAGCCAATCAAATTGCGATACATGCTATTTTCTATTAAGGGAAAATGGGAAATACATACTTCATTTAGGAGAtgttattgaagaaaattaagtgCAAGTCTGAAGCTCCCTCCTGCTTTGACATCTAACTTAACTAGATCGTCTGCTCAAGCATCTAAATGGAAGGGTCATTTGGAATCGACATGAATAGAGAATTAGATTGAAAAGTACTTTGATATACACAAAGCATGGGGCCTCTGGTTCATCCAAGTTCTCAGATGTGAGCTCCCCAGTCTTTCAAGGCTTGAAGGTCTAGAGATTTACATTAACAAGTTAGTGGAAAGATTATCATGTCAATTTGAGAAAGAGTTCGTCAGTCACTTTCCAAATCTTCCAAACCCTCAAATTGACATTTCCAAGTATTGAAATTCTGCCAAATTGAAGCTCCATTGCTGCTGCTAAGGTTTTTGATCTTTTATGACGTGGTTATCCGTCAATGCCTTGATCTCGGACTTTTTCTATATGGTTTGTGATTTTATATCTGCAAACCTAGGGGTGATTGTgcttctatttaaaaaaaaataaggttaAAGTCCATGAATCCACACtttgaagagaaaaaatcaaagaacattttttaaatagatgTAGTTTATGATTATActtgtttttcttgaaaatcaataaatttaacttttttttaggTTCCTAAGTTTTTCAGGCTGAAAGTTTGTTATATGTGTTGCTTACACTCAAGAAAGTGATGCATTATACTTTATGGTAATAGCTGTAAAATTGAACATGATATCTATATTGGGACCAAACAATATTTTCACCCATCTTTGGTATTAGGTGGAATTAGCCTTTTGGCTTAATTCGAAGTTCTCTATGTTCTCAGAGCTTGATAAATTGCTTGAGGATGCACCATCGCCATTCATTATGCAGCATGCTGCAAGGATTTCTGGTGTTAGGAAAAGGGTCAAAGCATTAAATACTGTTTTGAAGTCCGTACAGCGACGAATTGACAATATGGACCGCATGCTGTCAGCCGGGTTATCACATGGtataactttctttttttcttcatcattCTTTCCTCTTTCTCGTTTTTCTATGCTGTGGGTTGAGGGGAGGGAGGAGCCAATACCAGAAATTATATCAGGCCTATTAGTTAACTTTCAGTTGTGGCTCAAATACTTCAATGttctaaaactaaaactatTGCATTGCCTCACTTTTTTTCTTCCGTTAATCTGATCATTCATGTTTGCTCCCTGTCAATGATTTGTTGCCAACTTGTTTAGGAACTTTGGGTACTTAACTCTTTGCAACGGTCAGATGGACTGGAAGAGGGATGAGGAGGGAAAAGAGAAGTATAGCAACTAGTTTCATATGATGGAGAACTGAAAGTTATATGTCGTAGTGCTAACTAGTATGTCATTGTGAATCTAACTTATAGAACAACAGATAATGTCAATGGAATGTTTGAAATTGTTCAGAAGTTTTAGGGCAATGATGCAGTTTCGCATCTTTTATGCTGTTTTGAGGCAGAAACCTTCTTGTTCTATCCTTTTCTCCTTCTACTCTTTCAAATGATGAATGACCTTACTGAACAGTGAAGTTGCAGAATTGTTGTATTGTGAGGATAAGTGAGATGAGGTTGATCAGGTTTTCTTTCCTTGAAAAGTGAATATGCTTTACTTAATGCTGTCTTGTATCAGGAACATCTTCCTCTGCCttattgttttatgtttttggatATTTGTCCTTGTTGAAGAAATTGGTCTCATTAGATACTGTCATGTTATACTATTTCTCATATTTTATGTGTTTCAGAAAAATTGGTGGGAGAAAGCGGTGGGCAACAACATGCTTTATAATCAAGGTATGATCTTTTGTTTCCATCTATATTTGATGCATCAAATAGTTTTGTCAGGATTTAACATATCAGTAGCAGGTTTAGTAACTAAAATTAGCATGAAACAACTAATTGATTCACTAGATTATGACTCAGCTAATCTAGTCACAAAATTCACTTTTAGCTGTCTGTTGTGTCAGTTGATTTTTTGTCTGGCTATAGTAAAGGAGTTGTTATTCCATGCGTGCCTCAGCTTTGTGCATTTGGTATGCAAGACTCTACAACAGgtgaaaaaaccaaaaatgttaataatcTAGACATGTATCTTAGTATAAGCACATTTCTTCTGCTCGTGAAGTGAGGAACTCAACATGAAAGGTTGAGCTTTGTTACCACAGATTCCATACATGTTTCATTTGGTGTGTCTTTTATGCTTGTTGTTCAATTGTTAACAGACAAGTTTACTTTGCTGGACTAGCATCAAATAGCAACCATGCTTTCGGTTTTCAAAATGTTAAGCAACATTATCTAAGCTGCATGGATTTTTACGTCAGAAAGTTCCGCTGGAGATGTAATGCAAGACAtactctttttatttgaaggaaATCGGAAAGAAAAACTTATTCTCCCTTAGGTCCTAGCttcatataaatttgtatatgaCGCAGGCACGTACACGTTGAATTCTGGGCTGTCTTTTTTTCCCCCATTTAACTTATTGTGTCATGTAATGAATTAAAGTTATTGTCTCTTTCTAGCACTTCTTGGATTTAGTTTATGGATTGAAAAGTTGAGCATGATTCAATAGAATACTTGTATATGCACACTAGAATTTTGGAATCAATATCTGGAAGAATGTTGCTGTCACAAGTCTTGGACGCTCTATTGGAATTGAAAGgtgtattatatttgattagtGTGCGATTGTGAAAGCGGCTTATGGTTGATTAAAGTTGAGATTCACATGCAGGTGAACATGAGAATATGGTTTCCCGACTTTTTTTCAGTTTCAAAAAGGTACTCATGATGATAATAAGCATGATCTTggaagaattttcttttttctttcttttttgataataGCACGGTGTTCCTGATTATATGCTTTTTCCGTATGCTCTTAGCACTAACTAGAACTGACCATCTAAGAAAGTCTGACTTTACTTTTGTGTTTAATGTGGCAAACAGGTTCATGCATCACATTGCCAGCAGCTTGGACAGACTGCAAAGATTTTCTTTTCGGTAGAGGCTTGGGGCATTTGATTTAGTGGTCTAACTTTGGCGAAAATGTGCAGTTAGCCTATACATGTATGGAGAACCATCAAATGTTGAACGGTCAAGTTTTTGACCTGGTACAAGTCTGAAGTTGCAACGGTAACTACTAACTAGATTCATCCATAAGAACTTCCTCTATTTGCTTTTTTCATTGTTCTTGGAAAAATCTTATCGGAGTTCGATTTTGTTGActatgagtatatatatattaacccACTGATCTCAAAACATTACTTTCCTTTTCAACTTCTTTTCTCATTCTCTGATCTATATATGGCTACTTCCCTACTTTCATTTTCTGGAAACCGTATTTGTACAGAGTGTTACTTTGtcgatatttaaatttacaattatgagattcttatttttttcattttatccaTTCTGGAAATTATACTGGATTTTTAGCCCCTTAAATAAGATGATACTCTGGAGAATAGCTTCAAATGTGGTTTGAGTATGTCTCAATTAACCCAAGTTTGAATACCCGATCCTTGTTGCTGCAATTGAAAGGTAATTTCGTAAACCATCCAATTGATTTACGTAACACATGAGATCCACTTTGTAAACGGTCACATGATGCGGCATTAGATcccaaaattatttgttacttattatttaatttttttttttcactgcATTATGTGCATCTTGGGATGATACGAAACTTTCACCTTTAAATTAAGTCGAAGGCCCTATTTTAGCGAAGTCGATGTACGGTAAAGGCTTGTTTGCAATATAACTAAGATCAGGGGACAATGaagtaatttgctaaaatctGGATAGTGTTTTAGCATGGAGGATTTTGAAATAGCCACGTACTAATGCTTGCAAATTAAGAAATCACccgtaaaaattttaaatttgattatttattattctacTATGTACACTTATTCATCCTCTCACTTTAGCATATTTTTGCATACagtgtcatttttttttcttttggagagGGGAGCTTCGATAGTCTATTTTTAATTGGTTATAGATTTGAATTTCACATTCTTTGATTCTTGCAAAAGTTAAACGAGACAAATCTCTGGTCCGACACAACCCATGCGGAGCCTGCTCCATTGCcgtttctaataaaaatagaacTCCATGCCTCAAACTGAATACGAATGAAAGGGCAAACAAACTTAGAGATAGATGAATTGAGAGCAACTTACGGACCCCAGCCTTCTTTCAAGTGCCAAAGATGGTGGCTGAATACCCCTTGGAGAAAATCAGAATCACATTAATAAGCCATTTCAAGTAAAGCATCATATTCCTATCTGAGAAAAATTGAGCCTGCCTCTTGGCCAGAGAACTTTAAGCAATATCAGCTCATCAAGAACTTCTTGTTGctaaacaactaaatattatCAGGTCAGCGGTCTGCAACATAACTGCTCATCTAAAGAATGCATGCATCAGACGCAGAATGAACTGCATAATTGACATTAAGGATCCCAATCAGTACAAGAGAATCCCAACTACAAAAGCTTCAATAATTGTCAGCTACTACATGTATAGTCACTGATGTACGACGATGATTCCAGTCAAGCTAACTCCTGCATCAGTAATAGTTGAAACTTACGGAAAACTTTATGCTTGAGCTGACTGAAAAGAGGTGTGCATATCATTAGCTACTAAGCACTGTATCCAGGGCTTATAAaaccaaaagtgagaaaagATAAAAGTGGACGACTTAGGTTTATTGACTTAAATCTTCAAGCTTGAATCCAGATAATCTAGCAAGCTCCGGGAAGTGCTTCTCTCCGCTCACAACCTGTGATGGGAGTGATATAGCCTATGAGACATCATGAAACAACTACAAAAGAATAATACTGTTTTCGAGCAATGGCAGAACGTTAACATGCAAACAACAGTGAGCAATTACAAAGGGACATACAACTGGTTGTTCATTTCTCCTTGTTGACATATGAGACAGATATATAACACCACATAAAGTTATAGGTATCAACTAAACCAGCTGGAGTGTAGCCATCCTAAGGATCAAAGAATTTTTCGTGATACATGCTATTAGAAACATTATAGAGACAAGAATCCATCATGAAGCCAACCTAAATAACGAAGTTCAAGAGGAGTATCCCACCTGGCCATTTATTTCCCAGGTTGGGAATCCTTTAAGCTCAACATCAAAACAGGCCTTAGCCATTTGTGTCCCTTCTCTTACTCCATCAGGGTAGCACTCTACATAGTCCAGCAGTTTTGCCGCTTCACGACCAAACATCTAGTTCAATAGCAATACAAAGTAAGCaacataaaaagtaaatagtcCAGCAGTTCTCttatctttctcttttcttatttttggcaTCATGGAATTGagaacttttaaataaatgaaacgaTGGTCTCTAGTATTCAACAAAAGCACTGGTAAAGGCAGTGTCCCACTCAAATAACGTGGAAGTAAAGCACAAAGGAAAATACCTGTTTCTGATCCACACAATGTGAACACCAGAAAGCCCCATATAGTTTTGCACCAATTGACCGTAGATGTTTTGCAAGAGAAAGGGCCAAAGGACTGGACTCTTTTGTGATCTCCGTTTCAACATATGGTATCTCCGTCTCTGCCAGGCTGTTGAACATatgatgaataaattaatatagaaaatcaCCGGATGTGTCATCTTCAGGTACAAAGTCATAAGCAGCTTGGAGTGAAGTAGATTGATCAAAGTCTTAGCAATATATTTAAGGATCTATCTGCAGATGAGCCGAATCACCAGGTAAAGTCTTCCATggacatattttttttggataggacctatttttacaaattccttgctttatgcattttgttccTATAACACATTATTCATGagtttttcatgattttcttaCACACTACACTCAACAAGGCTTTAATTGCCCAATTCCACATGCAATCATTAGTCCTCTAGCTCATCGTGGAATGCTCATCTACATCTTTGATCTGACAAGGTTTTGCTTGCCTAATTCATGAAAAGTTGTTTTACTAAGAACCTCTGCTGAACATATCTTGATAATCACCACCAGTAACTCGTGGAAGCACACCAGATCCAAATTGCAAATATTCCAACCAAAGAAGATAGTATATTTTAGCACTGCTGGTACAAGTTCAATTACTAGACAAACATTATAGGATTGATATAAAATAGTTCGTGTACTGCACTGGTGAGCATGAATAAAACAATTGTCACTACTGTCCAACATCAAGCACACAATGGTCAATGAGAGAAATACGACATCTGGACATATAGCTTAATCCATCAACTTTTCACAAGGTTTAATATAGCAATAATCTAATATGattaacattatattttgtttcttttaagGTATTTGTTGTGCAtgcatttgaaaatattgaacttgtgaaatagaatattaatcAATGTAACAGatgaaatagtatttttgCACTTTCATTTCATGCACTAGTTATCCTCTCGTTTCATGTTTAATTGATTCTGTAAGCCTTCATTTAGTCTAATGCttgtttgatttaaattaGCTATTTACATCTAGAAGGTTAAAAAGAACCAGATGCATGCAatcaatgaaaatatattccaaATTCAGGCAATGTTATTAGCTTCTGGTTAAGTTCAATTCCTGGATTTTACTTTCATATCAGCATCTGCAATACTTGAATGACACCAGCAAGACAATCACATGATGGAGATAGCATCTCTTGCAGTATAACAGTCACAAGTTTAAGAGTGTAGATtaataatatacttaaaaaatgtAAGCTGTACATGAAATACAACTAAGTCGGTTAAAATAACTACTATAACACAAGTTATTGGAGTTAAGATGGATGATTTTGGGCAAGATTGTGATGGGTCAAAGACACACGAACTATATTCATACCACAGAAAGACCATTTTTTGCGCTTCATCCCAAAAGAAATGCAATTCTGATCCTCTTTATTGCGTGTATTACTTTATCTCCAAGTGATGACCTACGTATCtagttacataaatatttgagaaaCAGAACAACCTCATTAGCATGTACTTCAATCTTGTTCCATACAGTGTTTTAACTTCGAGGAGACTATGCATGAGAGTTAGCATAAATTAAGGTTCCTTGACTAATGAGTGAACCACAGTGCAACGACAAACTCATTTCAGAAATGTTTTATTTCATCATCAGCTGGATCAAGAAACCAGATTTAATTCAGCTGAACTCTTTAAAGCTTTGTCCAAACTCCAGACTGATCGTATCTATGACATTTACAACCTAAACAGAAAACCTTCTTACCTCAATGAGAGCATCCAAACGGGTATAAATCTTCTAGTAGAACTCAAATAATCAAGTACAAGTATAGCTCGAGGCCATCGGTACCACAATGATAGTAGCTTACCTTGGTGAGACAGGAGGGAAAGCATTATATGATGAGCTCAAGGCAATAACAACCAAGCTAGCTATGCATAATTGGGGACCcaacatctttttaattttctccaGCCCAAAATTCTGCAAAATGGATCAAAAAGTTTCTTGTCATTGCTACAGGATGAAGGAAACATTGTGCAAGAAAGACCAATAATCTTACTAAAAAGTACCTTAAGGGTGATGAAGAACAAGCTGAAGGATAATGCTGCTGATGCCAAACAATATAAACATGATTCTCCAACAAACTCGGTGCTTAGTATGTATAAAAAGTATGCACTAGCTACTGCCATGGAAGTGGTTATTCCAGTTAAGATCATTTCACCATCAGTTTTCCCAGAGTCAAATGCCATTTTTCTGGGACCTAGTTGGAGTTTTAGGCCAAGGACTGCAACTAATCCATATGCAAGCATACCAAACAATGGAAGAGGAGCACCTGGCACAGAGAAACATATCAACCTTAAATTTTGTTCTCGAACGGATACCTGCAACTAAAGTGACATTATCTCATTTGACTAAGTGATTCAGAACAATATGG is a window from the Sesamum indicum cultivar Zhongzhi No. 13 linkage group LG15, S_indicum_v1.0, whole genome shotgun sequence genome containing:
- the LOC105178185 gene encoding thiol-disulfide oxidoreductase LTO1, whose product is MMMATTSSFFTLSFSSVPSYRTPFLHPPRFPIPSHSKKGVWGRGLVVLKVNCVSERSKGSAQSESETTSLSPSCSESSSSSTFIEEDERSISAYKWCAALGGIGFAETGYLTYLKLTETDAFCPMGGGSCSTILNSDYSSILGAPLPLFGMLAYGLVAVLGLKLQLGPRKMAFDSGKTDGEMILTGITTSMAVASAYFLYILSTEFVGESCLYCLASAALSFSLFFITLKNFGLEKIKKMLGPQLCIASLVVIALSSSYNAFPPVSPSLAETEIPYVETEITKESSPLALSLAKHLRSIGAKLYGAFWCSHCVDQKQMFGREAAKLLDYVECYPDGVREGTQMAKACFDVELKGFPTWEINGQVVSGEKHFPELARLSGFKLEDLSQ
- the LOC105178184 gene encoding uncharacterized protein LOC105178184, encoding MADGNPDDNQDDSTAVGISGDAAAVSRDKLDDITASNSNSAVAEGLYSLISSVLTGFDSRAEATARSQDQLAFTLDRLTGELDKLLEDAPSPFIMQHAARISGVRKRVKALNTVLKSVQRRIDNMDRMLSAGLSHEKLVGESGGQQHAL